The Pontibacter pudoricolor genome contains a region encoding:
- the gldG gene encoding gliding motility-associated ABC transporter substrate-binding protein GldG → MVTQETTKLTSNRRRDLTSYLIAIVVLVVLNMLVYNYFFRVDLTEDKRYSIAPVTEQMLGNLPEEVFVEVYLEGDFPAGFKRLQQSIRENLEEFRIYSDGKVRFVFFDPNSITDEQKRNEFMQQLARKGIQPTNLKATEEGKQVERLVFPGAIVRYKGKETAVNFLKGNLAATPDERLNQSVEGVEYELATAVRKVAFQGNKVIGYITGQGELPQQQATDLLGSLQEYYRVALGDLDQIPTLKGLDLIIVAKPTTAFSEADKFKIDQFIMNGGKAVFFVDALNADLDSLGRGGTFALPYNLNLEDMFFKYGVRFNPTLIMDLNSGFIPLVTGFTGGKPQTEMINWRFYPLLNTFSKHPVTRNLDAVYSKFIGTIDTVKAAGIRKTPLIYTSQYSRIMQAPVPLTLEEARMEVNPEQYQAGEQPVGYLLEGAFTSLFRNRRAPEGITNTTIKEQGVPTKIAVFSDGDLIRNDVNPRTGQAYELGFDRFNNIKFANKELAMNTIHYLLDADGLINVRSKEIKLRPLDRVRVQEEKTYWQALNLVAPIALLALFGVARYYMRKRRYEKF, encoded by the coding sequence ATGGTAACGCAGGAGACAACAAAACTAACCAGCAACCGTCGTCGCGACCTTACCAGCTACCTTATAGCTATAGTTGTGTTGGTGGTTCTTAATATGCTGGTTTACAATTACTTTTTCAGGGTTGATTTAACTGAAGATAAAAGGTATTCCATAGCACCTGTAACAGAGCAAATGCTGGGAAACTTACCAGAAGAAGTGTTTGTAGAAGTTTACCTGGAAGGTGATTTCCCGGCTGGGTTTAAACGGTTACAGCAGTCCATAAGAGAGAACCTGGAGGAGTTCAGGATTTATTCGGATGGAAAGGTACGCTTCGTTTTCTTCGACCCGAATTCGATAACGGATGAGCAGAAGCGAAATGAGTTTATGCAGCAACTCGCCCGGAAAGGAATACAGCCTACCAACCTGAAAGCAACTGAAGAAGGAAAACAGGTAGAACGTCTTGTTTTTCCGGGAGCTATAGTTCGGTACAAAGGCAAAGAAACAGCAGTTAATTTTTTAAAAGGTAACCTGGCAGCTACGCCGGATGAGCGTCTGAACCAATCGGTAGAGGGAGTGGAGTATGAGTTGGCTACGGCAGTGCGTAAAGTAGCTTTCCAGGGAAACAAAGTAATAGGGTACATAACAGGGCAGGGCGAGTTACCTCAACAGCAGGCCACCGACCTGCTTGGCTCGCTACAGGAATACTATAGAGTTGCCCTGGGAGATCTGGACCAGATACCGACACTTAAAGGTCTGGACCTCATTATTGTTGCCAAGCCAACAACTGCATTTTCAGAAGCTGACAAGTTTAAGATCGATCAGTTTATTATGAACGGGGGCAAAGCAGTATTTTTTGTAGATGCCCTGAACGCTGACCTGGATAGCCTAGGAAGAGGAGGTACGTTTGCCCTGCCCTACAACCTGAACTTAGAGGATATGTTCTTTAAGTACGGCGTTCGCTTTAACCCTACACTCATCATGGACCTGAACTCTGGTTTTATTCCGTTGGTAACAGGTTTTACCGGGGGCAAGCCACAGACAGAGATGATCAACTGGCGCTTTTATCCGCTGCTTAATACGTTCAGTAAACACCCGGTAACCCGCAACCTCGATGCCGTTTACAGTAAGTTCATCGGAACTATAGATACCGTTAAGGCCGCCGGAATCCGTAAAACGCCGCTGATCTATACTTCCCAATATTCACGCATTATGCAGGCGCCTGTGCCGCTAACCCTGGAAGAGGCACGCATGGAGGTAAATCCGGAACAGTACCAGGCAGGGGAGCAGCCGGTAGGTTATTTGCTGGAAGGAGCTTTTACGTCGTTATTCCGTAACCGACGCGCACCGGAAGGCATAACCAATACAACTATAAAAGAGCAGGGCGTACCTACCAAGATAGCTGTTTTCTCAGATGGTGACCTGATCCGGAATGACGTGAACCCACGAACGGGGCAGGCGTATGAACTGGGTTTCGACAGGTTTAACAACATTAAGTTTGCCAACAAAGAGCTAGCGATGAACACCATTCATTACCTGCTGGATGCGGATGGCCTAATCAATGTACGGAGCAAGGAAATAAAACTTCGTCCGTTAGACAGGGTACGGGTGCAGGAAGAGAAAACGTATTGGCAGGCGCTTAACTTAGTCGCCCCGATTGCCTTGCTGGCCCTGTTTGGAGTAGCGCGTTACTACATGCGCAAACGCAGGTACGAGAAATTCTGA
- the gldF gene encoding gliding motility-associated ABC transporter permease subunit GldF: MLAILKKEFNGFLNSLIAYMVIAVFLVATGMFMWVFPESSVLTYGFADMQTLFSMAPWLFLFLIPAITMRTFAEEKREGTIELLLTKPITDLQLILGKYFAALLLALFALVPTLLYYYTVYELGNPQGNVDSAAVVGSYLGLIFLAGVFCAIGVFASSISSNQIISFIVALFMCYIIYTGFDLLASTPALANYSYGISQLGISYHYDAISKGLVDSRDVLYFLTVIAIMILSTKLVLSSRKW, from the coding sequence ATGCTCGCTATACTCAAGAAAGAATTTAACGGCTTCCTGAACTCCCTGATTGCCTATATGGTGATTGCGGTGTTCCTGGTAGCTACCGGTATGTTTATGTGGGTGTTCCCGGAGAGCAGCGTTTTGACCTACGGCTTTGCCGATATGCAGACGCTTTTCTCGATGGCTCCGTGGCTGTTCCTGTTCCTGATACCGGCTATAACCATGCGTACTTTTGCCGAAGAAAAACGTGAAGGAACTATAGAGCTGCTGCTTACCAAACCTATTACTGATCTGCAGCTTATACTCGGAAAATACTTTGCTGCTTTGCTACTGGCCTTGTTCGCATTGGTGCCTACGCTGCTGTATTACTATACGGTTTACGAACTGGGTAATCCGCAGGGCAACGTCGATTCAGCAGCTGTAGTTGGCTCTTACCTGGGGCTTATTTTCCTGGCAGGCGTGTTCTGCGCGATAGGTGTTTTTGCTTCTTCCATTTCCAGCAACCAGATCATCTCGTTTATAGTTGCGCTGTTCATGTGCTACATCATTTACACTGGCTTCGATCTGCTGGCATCTACTCCGGCGCTGGCAAACTATAGTTATGGCATCAGTCAACTGGGTATCTCTTATCATTACGATGCAATCAGCAAAGGCCTTGTCGACTCGCGAGATGTACTGTATTTTCTAACAGTTATAGCCATTATGATCTTATCTACTAAACTGGTATTAAGCAGCAGAAAATGGTAA
- the gldA gene encoding gliding motility-associated ABC transporter ATP-binding subunit GldA: MSVEVKNLTKIFGEQRAVDDISFTVEQGQILGFLGPNGAGKSTTMKIATCYLPPTSGTIVVNGHDVVQDPITVRRMVGYLPEHNPLYLDMYVHEYLEFVASVYGLKGKQAKARIQEMVELCGLTLEQGKKIGALSKGYRQRVGLAQALVHDPQVLILDEPTTGLDPNQIVEIRSLIRRIGQDKTVIFSTHIMQEVTAICDRVVIINRGKLVANSDVASLQAGNRGAKLTLVEFEQPINIEQLLTIVGVEKVEPVLNNTYRITSSQDADIRASVFRIAAEQNWPLVGLRQEENSLEQIFQQLTKNE, translated from the coding sequence ATGTCTGTAGAAGTAAAGAACCTTACCAAGATTTTCGGGGAGCAGCGCGCTGTAGATGATATTTCGTTTACAGTGGAGCAGGGACAGATACTGGGATTTCTGGGGCCAAACGGTGCCGGTAAATCCACTACCATGAAGATCGCGACCTGCTACCTGCCACCTACTTCCGGAACTATAGTTGTGAATGGCCACGATGTGGTGCAGGATCCGATTACCGTTCGGCGTATGGTAGGGTATTTGCCGGAACACAATCCGTTGTACCTGGATATGTATGTGCACGAGTACCTGGAGTTTGTAGCGTCGGTGTACGGTTTAAAAGGCAAGCAGGCAAAAGCGCGTATCCAGGAAATGGTAGAGCTTTGCGGGCTTACGCTGGAGCAGGGCAAGAAAATAGGAGCCTTATCGAAAGGTTACCGCCAGCGTGTCGGACTCGCACAAGCCCTGGTGCATGACCCGCAGGTGCTTATTCTGGATGAGCCCACCACCGGCCTTGACCCAAACCAGATCGTCGAGATCCGCTCGCTTATAAGGCGCATCGGGCAGGATAAGACTGTTATTTTCTCGACACATATTATGCAGGAAGTTACCGCCATCTGCGACCGTGTTGTGATCATAAACCGTGGTAAATTAGTGGCTAACAGCGATGTGGCAAGTCTGCAGGCAGGTAACAGAGGTGCTAAGCTTACACTGGTAGAATTTGAGCAACCCATAAACATCGAACAGCTGCTAACTATAGTTGGGGTCGAGAAAGTGGAACCTGTTCTTAACAATACCTACCGCATTACTTCCAGCCAGGATGCTGACATCCGTGCATCTGTTTTCCGGATCGCAGCAGAACAGAACTGGCCATTGGTTGGTCTTCGGCAGGAAGAAAACTCACTCGAACAAATATTCCAACAACTAACTAAGAATGAATAA
- a CDS encoding SDR family oxidoreductase, producing MELQGKIAVVTGVSKGIGLSTVEALLEKGAIVAGWGRNAPELQHPNFHFFECDVRYAESVQNAFDQTISRLGVHIAVLVNNAGLGIGGKLDEISMDDWHTMFETNVNGVFYCTRLVLPEMKEQGEGHIINISSIAGTTGIEEMSGYCGSKFAVRGISQALYKEVRNYGIKVTCIYPGSVNTNFFDNFENVTARENMMRPEDIASTIVHALESHPNYHHVDIEVRPLMPKGKIQKQN from the coding sequence ATGGAATTACAAGGTAAAATTGCCGTGGTAACCGGCGTCAGTAAAGGTATTGGTTTGTCGACTGTAGAAGCGCTTTTGGAGAAAGGTGCTATAGTTGCCGGCTGGGGCAGAAATGCTCCCGAATTACAACATCCGAATTTTCATTTCTTCGAATGTGATGTACGCTATGCGGAATCGGTTCAGAATGCGTTCGACCAAACTATAAGCCGGTTGGGTGTACATATTGCTGTGCTGGTTAATAATGCCGGTCTCGGAATTGGAGGAAAGCTGGATGAGATAAGTATGGATGACTGGCATACCATGTTTGAGACAAATGTGAACGGAGTGTTTTATTGTACACGCCTGGTTCTGCCTGAAATGAAAGAACAGGGCGAAGGCCATATCATCAACATCTCCTCTATAGCTGGTACAACCGGAATCGAGGAAATGTCGGGCTACTGCGGCAGCAAGTTTGCGGTGCGTGGTATTTCGCAGGCTTTGTACAAAGAGGTGCGCAACTATGGCATTAAAGTTACCTGCATTTACCCGGGTTCTGTTAACACGAATTTCTTCGATAATTTTGAGAACGTAACTGCCCGCGAGAACATGATGCGCCCCGAAGATATCGCCTCCACTATAGTTCATGCCCTGGAATCTCATCCTAACTATCACCACGTGGATATTGAAGTTCGGCCGCTGATGCCAAAAGGTAAAATTCAGAAACAGAACTAA
- a CDS encoding SDR family oxidoreductase yields MQRYIVVTGGTKGIGRAVVEQFAKEGFHIITCSRNENDLQKLKLEIEQAYTFSKVFYKQADLSDRKSIESFLKYVQGLNVQVDVVVNNSGLFIPGKITEEDDEALPFMINTNLYSAYYISKTLVKDMIKRRSGHIFTLCSTASIVPYTNGGSYCISKFALYGMTKVLREETKEHNVKVTAILPGATLTASWEGVDLPPERFMKSEDVAHAIWGAYTMSENSVVEEILIRPQLGDL; encoded by the coding sequence ATGCAACGATATATAGTTGTTACAGGCGGCACGAAAGGTATTGGAAGAGCGGTTGTAGAACAATTCGCAAAAGAGGGGTTCCACATTATCACCTGCTCCCGAAACGAAAATGACCTGCAAAAGTTGAAGTTAGAGATAGAACAGGCGTATACTTTCTCTAAAGTGTTTTATAAGCAGGCAGATCTGAGTGACCGGAAATCAATAGAATCGTTTCTGAAGTATGTACAGGGGCTAAACGTGCAGGTTGATGTAGTGGTAAATAACAGCGGTTTATTTATACCCGGCAAGATTACAGAGGAAGACGATGAAGCCCTGCCATTCATGATCAATACCAACCTTTACAGTGCTTACTATATTTCTAAAACGCTGGTAAAAGATATGATAAAGCGCCGCAGCGGACATATCTTTACACTATGCTCAACGGCCAGCATTGTTCCTTATACAAACGGTGGATCTTACTGCATCTCTAAATTTGCCTTGTATGGCATGACCAAAGTACTGCGCGAAGAGACCAAAGAACATAATGTAAAAGTAACAGCCATACTGCCGGGCGCAACCCTGACGGCAAGCTGGGAAGGAGTAGACCTGCCTCCTGAACGTTTCATGAAATCAGAAGATGTAGCCCACGCGATCTGGGGAGCTTATACCATGTCAGAAAACAGCGTGGTCGAAGAAATACTGATCAGGCCACAACTGGGAGACCTTTAG
- a CDS encoding MlaE family ABC transporter permease, giving the protein MLEHFGKYLLFMSTLVVRGESPRILFNRTIDEAILIGINSIMIVAIVSTFIGAVTCVQVSYNLTSALIPRSTIGFMVREMTILELAPTITSIVLAGKVGSSIAGGLGTMQITEQVDALEVMGINSASYLVLPKILAALIVFPMLVTLAMFLSIAGGYVAGTLTGALTAQEYITGIRDAFIPYNIVFALIKSVVFAFLISSLSSFRGYNTAGGALEVGAASTSAVTNSVIAVLIADYVCAELLL; this is encoded by the coding sequence ATGCTGGAGCATTTCGGAAAATACCTTTTATTCATGAGCACCCTGGTAGTGCGGGGCGAGTCGCCACGTATACTATTTAACAGAACTATAGATGAAGCCATACTTATAGGTATAAACTCTATTATGATCGTGGCTATTGTGTCTACTTTTATTGGCGCTGTAACCTGTGTGCAGGTTTCATATAACCTGACAAGTGCTCTTATACCACGCTCAACTATAGGTTTTATGGTACGCGAAATGACCATACTGGAACTAGCCCCAACTATAACATCTATAGTACTGGCCGGCAAAGTTGGTTCAAGCATTGCCGGCGGGCTAGGCACCATGCAGATAACAGAACAGGTAGATGCCCTGGAGGTTATGGGAATTAACTCTGCCAGTTACCTGGTACTCCCTAAAATTCTGGCTGCGCTAATAGTTTTCCCGATGCTGGTAACGTTGGCTATGTTCCTGTCCATTGCAGGTGGTTATGTAGCCGGTACCTTAACAGGAGCCCTTACAGCCCAGGAGTACATTACAGGTATTCGTGACGCCTTTATTCCTTATAATATTGTATTTGCCCTTATAAAATCAGTGGTTTTTGCCTTCCTGATCTCTTCTCTGTCATCTTTCAGAGGATATAATACAGCCGGCGGAGCTCTTGAAGTAGGTGCTGCCAGTACCAGTGCCGTAACTAACAGTGTTATAGCCGTCCTGATCGCAGATTACGTTTGTGCTGAGCTGCTCTTATAG
- a CDS encoding ABC transporter ATP-binding protein yields the protein MIEIHNIHKTFGDKKVLDGVSGVFETGKTNLLLGASGTGKSVLLKCIVGLVKPDIGSVTFDGTYFTNNKLDIRQEIRRKIGMLFQSSALFDSMTVQQNVEFPLKMLTPDMSKSDRMDRVNFCLKRVGLEGSNKKMPSELSGGMKKRVGIARAIAPHCTYLFCDEPNSGLDPLTSLKIDELIKEITEEYNITTIIVTHDMNSVIEIGDKIMFLYEGKKLWEGTRDQIMDTDIRELNEFIFANRLMRDAKKVEDEVQEEAREEKEHSREDKGK from the coding sequence ATGATAGAAATACATAACATACATAAAACCTTCGGCGACAAAAAAGTACTGGATGGCGTAAGCGGCGTGTTCGAAACAGGCAAAACAAACCTGTTGCTCGGTGCCAGCGGAACCGGTAAAAGCGTACTGCTGAAGTGCATTGTAGGCCTCGTTAAGCCTGACATTGGCAGCGTTACGTTTGACGGCACTTATTTTACGAACAACAAACTGGACATTCGTCAGGAGATACGCCGTAAAATAGGAATGCTGTTCCAGAGCTCTGCCCTTTTTGACTCAATGACTGTGCAGCAAAACGTTGAATTCCCGCTTAAAATGCTTACACCGGATATGAGCAAAAGCGACCGGATGGATCGTGTAAACTTTTGCCTGAAACGCGTAGGACTGGAAGGTTCTAACAAGAAAATGCCTTCGGAGTTAAGCGGTGGTATGAAGAAACGCGTGGGTATAGCCCGTGCTATTGCCCCACACTGTACGTATCTGTTCTGCGACGAACCAAACTCCGGACTGGATCCCCTGACTTCTTTGAAAATTGACGAACTGATAAAAGAGATCACAGAAGAGTATAACATTACCACTATTATCGTAACGCACGATATGAACTCGGTAATAGAGATCGGTGACAAGATCATGTTCCTTTATGAAGGTAAGAAACTATGGGAAGGTACCCGAGACCAGATCATGGATACTGATATAAGAGAGCTGAACGAGTTTATTTTTGCAAACCGCCTGATGCGCGACGCCAAGAAAGTTGAAGATGAAGTGCAGGAAGAAGCCCGCGAAGAGAAGGAACATAGCAGGGAAGACAAGGGAAAATAA
- a CDS encoding NupC/NupG family nucleoside CNT transporter, whose amino-acid sequence MFDVFRGIIGLIVLLSIGYLFSTSRKSINWRIVAYGVFLQLLFGILVTKVPLIADVFAFVSRAFVKLLSFSNEGAAFLFGNLADPSQNAGIGFIFAFNVLPTIIFFSAVSSGLYYLGVLQKIVFGIAWVMSKGMRLSGAESLSAAGNIFMGQTEAPLLVRPFIARMTKSELMCLMTGGMATLAGGVLAAYVSFLGGSDPAQQAVFAAHLLTASIMNAPAGIVLAKMLVPETEHDKINTQLEVNEEQIGANLIDAVSKGAADGLRLAANVGGMLLAFIAVIALLNYVLMKLGAATGLNELIVASTNGHFDGFSFQYILGQIFRVFAFIMGVPWVDTLQVGSLLGQKTAINEFVAYLDLANMKEAGTLSTKSIIMATYALCGFSNFSSIAIQVGGIGGMAPNQQTNISRLGFLALLGASIACMMSATVAGMLYSF is encoded by the coding sequence ATGTTTGATGTTTTTAGAGGTATAATAGGTCTTATTGTCCTGTTATCAATCGGGTATCTGTTTTCCACGAGCAGAAAATCTATCAATTGGAGAATTGTAGCCTACGGTGTTTTCCTTCAGCTATTGTTTGGTATATTAGTAACCAAAGTTCCGCTTATAGCCGATGTTTTTGCATTTGTCAGCAGAGCTTTTGTTAAACTTCTGAGCTTCTCTAACGAAGGTGCCGCGTTCCTTTTCGGCAACCTGGCTGATCCATCACAGAATGCAGGTATCGGCTTTATCTTTGCCTTCAACGTACTCCCTACTATCATCTTCTTTTCAGCTGTCTCTTCCGGTTTATATTACTTAGGCGTGCTGCAGAAGATCGTTTTCGGTATAGCCTGGGTAATGTCGAAAGGCATGCGTTTGTCTGGTGCCGAGAGCTTATCTGCGGCAGGTAATATCTTTATGGGACAGACAGAGGCCCCCTTGCTGGTACGTCCGTTTATCGCCCGTATGACCAAATCAGAATTAATGTGTTTGATGACGGGTGGTATGGCTACGTTAGCCGGTGGTGTTTTGGCGGCCTATGTGTCTTTCCTGGGAGGGAGTGATCCGGCTCAGCAGGCAGTATTCGCAGCGCACTTACTTACAGCATCTATTATGAATGCACCGGCCGGTATAGTACTTGCAAAAATGCTGGTTCCGGAAACAGAGCATGATAAAATTAACACACAACTTGAAGTAAATGAAGAGCAGATTGGCGCTAACCTGATAGACGCGGTATCGAAAGGTGCTGCTGATGGTTTAAGATTAGCAGCAAACGTAGGTGGCATGTTACTTGCCTTTATCGCTGTTATTGCATTGCTTAACTATGTATTAATGAAACTTGGTGCCGCTACAGGCCTGAATGAACTTATAGTTGCCAGCACCAATGGTCATTTCGACGGTTTCTCCTTCCAGTACATTCTCGGCCAGATTTTCCGGGTATTTGCCTTTATCATGGGTGTGCCCTGGGTTGATACCCTGCAGGTAGGTAGTTTGCTTGGTCAGAAAACGGCTATCAATGAGTTTGTTGCTTATCTCGATCTGGCCAACATGAAGGAGGCCGGAACGCTATCTACCAAATCTATCATCATGGCTACGTATGCGCTTTGCGGTTTCTCTAACTTTAGCTCCATCGCAATCCAGGTAGGAGGTATTGGTGGTATGGCTCCAAATCAGCAGACCAACATTTCAAGACTTGGATTCCTTGCCTTACTCGGTGCTTCTATCGCATGTATGATGTCGGCTACCGTTGCAGGTATGTTGTATTCCTTCTAA
- a CDS encoding bifunctional nuclease family protein, which translates to MKKIQLEILGLSSSQSQTGSFALVLGERDGNRRLPIIIGMFEAQSIAIQIEKINPNRPLTHDLFKSFAEQVNVSITEVLISDLKEGVFYSKIMCTDGEKEFELDARPSDAIAIGLRFGVPIYTVESVLSEAGIILSDLEEEEEESEEAATVKSTSTVSGSSKEPLHETSVDDLNKMLNDALEKEDYEKAAKIRDELNKRN; encoded by the coding sequence GTGAAAAAAATTCAATTAGAGATACTCGGACTCTCTTCCAGTCAGTCGCAGACGGGCTCGTTTGCGCTTGTGCTCGGCGAGAGAGATGGAAACAGAAGGCTGCCGATCATTATCGGTATGTTCGAAGCACAGTCAATCGCGATTCAGATCGAAAAGATAAACCCTAACCGCCCGCTCACGCACGACCTGTTCAAGTCGTTTGCGGAACAGGTAAACGTCAGCATCACAGAAGTGCTGATCTCAGACCTGAAAGAAGGGGTGTTCTACTCTAAGATTATGTGTACCGATGGAGAAAAGGAGTTTGAGTTGGATGCACGTCCGTCAGATGCCATAGCCATAGGGTTACGCTTCGGGGTTCCGATCTATACCGTGGAAAGTGTGCTTTCAGAAGCCGGCATTATCCTAAGCGACCTGGAAGAGGAAGAGGAGGAAAGCGAAGAGGCTGCAACGGTGAAGAGTACTAGTACGGTTAGCGGTTCATCTAAAGAGCCCCTCCACGAAACTTCGGTTGATGATCTGAACAAAATGCTGAACGATGCCCTTGAAAAAGAGGATTACGAAAAGGCGGCCAAGATACGTGACGAGCTGAATAAACGCAATTAA
- a CDS encoding electron transfer flavoprotein subunit alpha/FixB family protein, producing the protein MSVLVFVEGFNGEIKKSSLEAATYGYQVAQQLGTTATAVAIGEVHEEALAKLGEQGISKVLYDADSRLNQFVADAYVKVIAKAAQQENAKVLVFSNSNIGAAVGSKLAVRLNGSLATNVTTLPKTDGGQFIVTRGVFSGKAFADVNLTSDLKIIAVKKNAFEANHNAGATATIEKLSAELSDADFAAAPKETVMQDSSGGVLLPEAEIVVSGGRGLKGPENWHLVEDLAKALGAATACSKPVSDLDWRPHHEHVGQTGITVSPNLYIAIGISGAIQHLAGVNSSKVIVVINKDPEAPFFKAADYGIVGDAFDVVPKLIEAAKALDK; encoded by the coding sequence ATGTCTGTATTAGTATTTGTAGAAGGATTTAACGGAGAGATCAAGAAATCTTCGTTAGAAGCAGCCACTTACGGCTACCAGGTTGCACAGCAGCTTGGTACAACCGCTACAGCAGTGGCCATCGGCGAAGTGCACGAAGAGGCACTTGCTAAATTAGGTGAACAGGGTATCAGCAAAGTGTTATACGATGCCGACAGCCGTCTGAACCAGTTTGTAGCCGATGCTTATGTAAAAGTGATCGCAAAAGCAGCGCAGCAGGAAAACGCCAAAGTGCTGGTGTTCTCTAACTCCAACATTGGTGCTGCCGTTGGCTCTAAACTGGCGGTGCGCTTAAATGGCTCGCTGGCAACAAACGTAACAACGCTGCCTAAAACAGATGGCGGCCAGTTTATAGTTACGCGCGGCGTATTTTCAGGCAAGGCCTTTGCCGATGTAAACCTTACTTCGGATTTAAAGATCATCGCTGTTAAAAAGAACGCATTTGAAGCTAACCACAATGCTGGCGCAACAGCAACTATAGAAAAACTCTCTGCTGAACTGAGCGATGCGGATTTTGCAGCAGCTCCGAAAGAAACGGTGATGCAGGACTCGAGCGGTGGCGTATTATTGCCAGAAGCCGAGATCGTAGTATCGGGTGGCCGTGGTTTGAAAGGACCTGAGAACTGGCATTTGGTAGAGGATCTGGCAAAAGCGCTGGGTGCTGCTACAGCCTGTTCTAAGCCGGTTTCAGATCTCGACTGGAGACCTCACCACGAGCACGTTGGCCAGACAGGTATCACGGTAAGCCCTAACCTGTACATTGCCATCGGTATTTCGGGTGCTATTCAGCATTTGGCCGGTGTTAACTCTTCTAAAGTTATTGTCGTTATTAACAAGGATCCGGAAGCTCCGTTCTTTAAAGCTGCCGATTACGGCATCGTTGGAGACGCTTTTGACGTAGTTCCTAAATTAATAGAGGCTGCCAAGGCCCTTGACAAATAG
- a CDS encoding electron transfer flavoprotein subunit beta/FixA family protein, with translation MKILVCISNVPDTTSKINFSGDNKSFDKNGVQFVINPWDEYALTRAIELKEAKGGNVTVLNVGEADAEPNIRKALAIGADDAIRVNANPKDAFFVAQQIAAIAKQNNYDMILMGKESIDYNGSQVHGMVGEMLGIPAIVPAFKLDMVDDSTARLEREIEGGKEVVEVKLPFVASAQQPMSEPRIPNMRGIMTARTKPLQVVEPVSAEVKADYVGYSKPEKKGGVKMIDAENAGELITLLRNEAKVL, from the coding sequence ATGAAAATATTAGTTTGCATCAGTAACGTTCCGGATACCACATCCAAGATCAACTTCTCCGGCGATAACAAATCGTTCGACAAGAACGGTGTACAGTTCGTGATCAACCCTTGGGATGAATACGCACTGACTCGCGCCATTGAGCTGAAAGAGGCAAAAGGCGGTAACGTTACGGTTCTGAACGTAGGAGAGGCCGATGCCGAACCAAACATCCGTAAAGCCCTGGCTATTGGCGCCGACGATGCCATCCGTGTGAACGCTAACCCGAAAGATGCTTTCTTTGTAGCGCAGCAGATTGCAGCGATCGCCAAACAGAACAACTACGACATGATCCTGATGGGTAAAGAGTCTATTGACTATAACGGCTCGCAGGTACATGGCATGGTAGGCGAGATGCTGGGTATTCCGGCTATAGTTCCGGCTTTTAAACTGGACATGGTGGATGACAGCACAGCACGCCTGGAGCGCGAGATTGAAGGAGGTAAAGAAGTGGTGGAAGTGAAACTACCTTTCGTTGCCAGCGCACAGCAGCCCATGTCGGAGCCTCGCATCCCGAATATGCGCGGTATCATGACAGCCCGTACCAAGCCTTTGCAGGTAGTAGAACCAGTTTCTGCTGAAGTAAAAGCGGATTACGTAGGCTACAGCAAACCGGAGAAAAAAGGCGGCGTGAAAATGATTGACGCAGAGAATGCCGGTGAATTGATTACATTATTAAGAAACGAAGCTAAAGTACTATAA
- a CDS encoding tetratricopeptide repeat protein: MSQDRIAQLHKFLEEDPNDPFTIYALAMEYKPTDQEKALTYYTQLLTDHERYVGTYYHAAKLYEELEQNDEAERIYKKGMLISRQEGNLHAFSELQQAYNKLMGLDYEDD; encoded by the coding sequence ATGTCACAAGATAGAATAGCACAGCTTCATAAATTCCTGGAAGAAGACCCGAATGATCCCTTCACGATCTATGCCCTTGCCATGGAATATAAGCCCACAGACCAGGAAAAAGCACTAACCTACTACACGCAACTCCTGACCGACCATGAGCGCTACGTGGGTACGTATTACCACGCCGCTAAGCTGTACGAAGAGTTGGAACAAAACGACGAAGCAGAGCGCATCTATAAAAAAGGAATGCTCATCAGCAGACAGGAAGGAAACCTGCACGCCTTCTCAGAACTGCAGCAGGCTTACAACAAGCTGATGGGCCTTGATTACGAAGATGACTAA